The Porites lutea chromosome 11, jaPorLute2.1, whole genome shotgun sequence genome includes a region encoding these proteins:
- the LOC140953316 gene encoding monocarboxylate transporter 14-like: protein MTVNNMADSRRRMDSPWSWFICFAAFTTLTFHNGSYYSFGLFLPSLLKHFRQPIAITAWIGSLYMSLPWIFGPLVTRLMKRFGFRMTAISGCLIISISFCASSFVDNFWFFLVLFSVTGGLGSAMSYHCSVLVVLRHFVKWRSLAVGITASSSSVGMFVVTQLTEVLISNYGFKNALRGWAILFFLATPLAFSYDPKSNVTVDNVKRIEEGSEKNVEVIPAPSLLRNGRYIIYLVSVTPVFFVVYTLSIFLVKFCESELGISSERSSMLYTYMAISYFFSNHLFCKLSEFKFINIFDLYQFSTTCLGVCLFLLPVATSYKFVVVLSVMFGLMDGGRYGLMPLIVLTCVGQKRIDQAWGYLTLFIGLSSVIGPVFIGFIADTAHEYGPAFYTAGGIMVFGSTVVFLNRLLKKENLVIEAHEEQHKFLEFFVQEKETVL from the exons ATGACTGTCAATAATATGGCTGATTCGAGGAGAAGAATGGATAGCCCCTGGTCTTGGTTTATTTGTTTCGCCGCTTTTACAACTCTGACGTTCCATAATGGCAGCTACTATAGCTTTGGACTGTTTTTGCCATCTCTGCTGAAACATTTCAGGCAGCCCATTGCGATAACTG CTTGGATCGGTTCACTCTACATGTCACTCCCGTGGATTTTTGGACCATTGGTAACCCGCCTGATGAAACGTTTCGGATTTAGAATGACAGCCATAAGTGGTTGTCTTATAATCTCGATCAGCTTTTGTGCAAGCTCCTTTGTGGACAATTTTtggtttttccttgttttattcTCGGTAACTGGAGGATTGGGCTCAGCAATGTCCTACCACTGCAGTGTTCTAGTTGTTCTGAGGCACTTTGTGAAGTGGCGTTCTCTTGCGGTTGGAATAACAGCCTCGTCATCAAGTGTAGGCATGTTCGTCGTGACACAACTCACAGAGGTTCTCATTTCAAATTATGGATTTAAAAATGCTCTTAGAGGGTGGGCCATCTTGTTTTTCTTGGCAACCCCACTGGCGTTCTCTTATGACCCAAAATCGAATGTTACCGTAGATAACGTCAAAAGAATTGAAGAAGGATCCGAAAAAAATGTCGAGGTCATTCCTGCACCAAGCCTTTTACGAAATGGACGTTACATCATCTATCTTGTCTCCGTTACTCCGGTCTTCTTTGTCGTGTATACGCTGTCAATTTTCCTA GTGAAATTTTGTGAAAGTGAACTTGGCATTTCGTCAGAACGAAGCTCCATGCTATACACCTACATGGCCATCTCTTACTTCTTTAGCAACCACTTGTTCTGCAAGCTAAGTGAATTCAAATTCATCAACATCTTTGATCTTTATCAATTTTCAACGACATGTCTCGGCGTCTGCTTGTTTCTGTTACCCGTGGCAACATCTTACAAATTTGTGGTGGTGTTATCTGTTATGTTTGGTCTCATGGATGGTGGACGATACGGCTTAATGCCACTGATAGTGTTGACATGTGTCGGACAGAAGAGAATTGACCAAGCTTGGGGCTATCTTACTCTATTTATCGGTCTTTCTAGTGTCATAGGTCCAGTTTTTATAG GTTTCATAGCTGACACTGCCCACGAGTACGGACCTGCCTTTTACACTGCTGGGGGAATCATGGTTTTCGGATCAACTGTTGTATTCCTTAACAGGTTGCTGAAGAAAGAGAATTTAGTTATAGAAGCGCATGAAGAGCAACACAAGTTTTTGGAATTCTTcgttcaagaaaaagaaaccgtaCTATAG
- the LOC140952584 gene encoding monocarboxylate transporter 14-like, producing the protein MDSPWSWFVCFAAFVILTLINGSYYSFGLFLPSLLRHFRQRIAITAWVGSLYIALSWVFGPLVNLLVKRLGFRITAISGCLIISISFCVSSFEDNVWLFLILFSVIGGLGSAMSYHCSVLVVLRHFVKWRSLVVGITASSSSVGMFVVTQITEALLSNYGFKNALRGWAILFFLAILLAYSYDPKSDVTVGTIKRNDDGSKQGVEATHSPSLSRNGHFIIYLFSVTLVFFSVPTLSIFLVKFCESELGISTQRASMLYIYMAIAFFFSNHLFCKLSEFKFFNIFDLYQFSTTCLGVCLLLLPVATSYKAVVVLSVMFGLMDGGRYGLMPLIVLTCVGQKSADQAWGFVAFSVGLSSAIGPVIIGFIADTTHAYGPAFYTAGGIMVFGSSVVFLNRLLKKEALNEEKHEQPDDFLECFVQEKETVL; encoded by the exons ATGGATAGTCCATGGtcttggtttgtttgtttcgcTGCGTTTGTAATTTTGACGCTGATCAATGGAAGCTACTATAGCTTTGGACTGTTCTTGCCGTCTCTGTTGCGACATTTCAGGCAGCGCATTGCGATAACCG CTTGGGTCGGTTCACTCTACATTGCACTCTCCTGGGTTTTTGGACCATTGGTAAACCTTCTGGTTAAACGTCTCGGATTTAGAATCACAGCCATAAGTGGGTGTCTTATAATTTCGATCAGCTTTTGCGTAAGCTCGTTCGAGGACAATGTTTGGCTTTTCCTTATTTTATTCTCAGTAATTGGAGGATTGGGTTCAGCAATGTCCTACCACTGCAGCGTTCTAGTTGTTTTAAGACACTTTGTGAAGTGGCGTTCTCTTGTAGTTGGAATAACAGCGTCGTCATCAAGTGTAGGCATGTTCGTCGTGACGCAAATCACCGAGGCTCTTCTTTCAAATTATGGATTCAAAAACGCCCTCAGAGGTTGGGCCATCTTGTTTTTCCTGGCGATCCTACTGGCCTACTCTTACGACCCAAAATCGGATGTTACCGTAGGTACCATCAAAAGAAATGATGACGGATCCAAACAAGGTGTGGAAGCCACTCACTCACCAAGCCTTTCGCGAAATGGGCACTTCATCATTTATCTTTTCTCCGTTACCTTGGTGTTCTTTTCCGTGCCTACGCTATCAATTTTCCTG GTAAAATTTTGTGAGAGTGAACTTGGCATTTCAACGCAACGAGCCTCCATGCTATACATCTACATGGCGATCGCCTTCTTTTTTAGCAACCACTTGTTCTGCAAGCTTAGTGAATTCAAATTCTTCAACATCTTTGATCTTTATCAATTTTCAACAACATGTCTTGGCGTCTGCTTGCTTCTGTTACCCGTGGCAACATCTTACAAAGCTGTGGTGGTGTTATCTGTTATGTTTGGTCTCATGGATGGTGGACGATACGGCTTAATGCCACTGATAGTGTTAACATGTGTAGGACAGAAGTCAGCTGACCAAGCTTGGGGTTTTGTCGCATTCTCTGTTGGTCTTTCTAGTGCCATAGGTCCAGTTATAATAG GTTTCATAGCTGACACTACGCATGCGTACGGACCTGCCTTTTACACAGCTGGAGGAATCATGGTGTTCGGATCATCTGTTGTATTCCTTAACAGGCTGTTAAAGAAAGAAGCtttaaatgaagaaaaacatgaacagCCAGACGATTTCTTGGAATGCTTTGTTcaggaaaaagaaactgtaCTGTAG